From a region of the Balaenoptera musculus isolate JJ_BM4_2016_0621 chromosome 15, mBalMus1.pri.v3, whole genome shotgun sequence genome:
- the CD93 gene encoding complement component C1q receptor, protein MMAGSTGLLLLLLLVEPWAGAATDQEAVVCAGAACYTAHRVKLSAEDAQLHCSKKGGNLATVKSEEEALHVQGALAQLLPPGAPLAERMGRFWIGLQRDKGKCLDSNLPLKGFSWVGGGEDTSYTNWHKEAKNSCTSKRCVSLMLDLSVPALASRLSKWTEGPCGSSRFSGSNIEGFVCKFSFKGMCRPLTLGGPGQVNYTTPFQATSSSLQAVPFASMANVACGDADESWQHYFLCKEKAPDVFDWDSSGPLCVSPKFSCDFNNGGCQQDCFEGGEGSFRCGCRPGFRLLDDLVTCAPRNPCSSSPCGGGSTCVPGPLGKDFTCRCPPGYRLDSTQQDCVDMDECQRAPCAQECVNTLGGFRCECWVGYEPGGPGEGACVDVDECAPSHSPCAQGCTNTDGSFYCSCEGGYVLAGEDGTRCVDVDECAGPQGGLCDSLCFNTEGSFRCGCLPGWELSPDGVSCTGGLTSLGPPAGPPQGEETGDGEGRLVSFSAKSSPTRDSPEGTSTVAPAARRPSLPDSVPISLAPPDMLAPSGSPGVWMEASTHHPTATTGREASAGEDFTAQQSDDGTDGQKLLLFYILGTVVAILLLLALALGLLVYRKRRAKREEKEKKPQSAADSYAWVPERAESRATENPYSPTPGTDC, encoded by the exons ATGATGGCCGGCTCCACCGGCCTGCTcttactgctgctgctggtcgAGCCCTGGGCGGGGGCTGCCACTGACCAGGAGGCCGTGGTCTGCGCGGGAGCTGCCTGCTACACGGCCCACAGGGTCAAGCTGAGTGCGGAAGACGCCCAGCTCCACTGCAGCAAGAAAGGGGGCAACCTGGCCACGGTGAAGAGCGAGGAGGAGGCCCTGCACGTCCAGGGCGCCCTGGCCCAGCTCCTGCCACCGGGGGCGCCCCTGGCAGAGCGCATGGGCAGGTTCTGGATTGGGCTCCAACGAGACAAGGGCAAGTGCCTAGACAGCAACCTGCCCCTGAAGGGCTTCAGCTGGGTGGGCGGCGGGGAGGACACGTCGTACACCAACTGGCACAAGGAGGCCAAGAACTCTTGCACCTCCAAGCGCTGCGTGTCCCTGATGCTGGACCTGTCCGTGCCGGCCCTGGCCAGCCGCCTCTCCAAGTGGACCGAGGGTCCGTGTGGGAGCTCCAGGTTTTCTGGGAGCAACATCGAGGGCTTTGTGTGCAAGTTCAGCTTCAAAGGCATGTGCCGGCCGCTGACCCTGGGGGGCCCGGGCCAGGTGAATTACACCACCCCGTTCCAGGCCACCAGCTCCTCCCTGCAGGCCGTGCCCTTCGCTTCCATGGCCAACGTGGCCTGTGGGGACGCGGACGAGAGCTGGCAGCATTACTTCCTGTGCAAGGAGAAGGCCCCCGATGTGTTTGACTGGGACAGCTCGGGGCCCCTCTGTGTCAGCCCCAAGTTCAGCTGCGACTTCAACAACGGAGGCTGCCAGCAGGACTGCTTCGAGGGTGGGGAAGGTTCCTTCCGCTGCGGCTGCCGGCCGGGGTTCCGGCTGCTGGACGACCTGGTCACCTGCGCCCCTCGGAACCCTTGCAGCTCCAGCCCGTGTGGAGGGGGGTCCACGTGCGTCCCTGGGCCCCTCGGGAAGGACTTCACGTGCCGCTGCCCCCCAGGCTACCGGCTAGACTCGACTCAGCAGGACTGCGTGGACATGGACGAGTGCCAGCGAGCTCCCTGTGCCCAGGAGTGTGTCAACACCCTCGGGGGCTTCCGCTGCGAGTGCTGGGTGGGTTACGAGCCTGGTGGCCCCGGAGAGGGGGCCTGCGTGGATGTGGACGAGTGTGCCCCCAGCCACTCGCCCTGTGCCCAGGGCTGCACCAACACCGATGGCTCTTTCTACTGCTCCTGCGAGGGGGGCTACGTCCTGGCCGGGGAGGACGGCACCCGGTGCGTGGACGTGGACGAGTGTGCAGGCCCGCAGGGCGGCCTCTGTGACAGCCTGTGCTTCAACACGGAGGGGTCCTTCCGCTGTGGCTGTCTGCCAGGCTGGGAGCTGTCCCCCGATGGGGTCTCCTGCACCGGGGGCCTCACATCCCTAGGACCACCAGCTGGGCCTCCCCAAGGGGAGGAGACAGGAGATGGAGAGGGGAGGCTCGTGTCTTTTTCCGCAAAGTCCAGTCCCACCAGGGACAGCCCCGAGGGCACCTCCACGGTGGCGCCCGCCGCCAGGAGACCCTCCCTCCCAGACAGCGTCCCCATCTCCCTTGCCCCACCCGACATGCTGGCCCCCAGTGGGTCCCCTGGTGTCTGGATGGAGGCCAGCACCCATCACCCCACGGCCACCACTGGCCGTGAGGCTTCCGCAGGTGAGGATTTCACCGCCCAGCAAAGCGACGATGGCACGGACGGGCAGAAGCTGCTCCTGTTCTACATCCTGGGCACTGTGGTGGCCATCCTGCTCCTGCTGGCTCTGGCTCTGGGGCTCCTGGTCTATCGCAAGCGCAgagccaagagggaggagaaggagaagaagccGCAGAGCGCGGCAGACAGCTACGCCTGGGTCCCTGAGCGAGCCGAGAGCAGGGCAACGGAGAACCCCTACAG TCCGACGCCGGGGACAGACTGTTGA
- the THBD gene encoding thrombomodulin, whose translation MLRVLLLGVLAPAGLGLPAPPEPQPLGSQCVEHDCFALFRGPATFLAASRVCEQLRGHLMTVRSSVAADVISLLLSGDGGDGPRLWIGLQLPPGCGDPGHREPLRGFQWVTGDNRTSYSRWARPHDDGTPLCGPLCVAVSAAGAPAPGEPAWEELPCGAEADGFLCEFNFAASCRPLVVEPGAAAAAGVSVTYSTPFGARGADFQALPLGSSAAVMPLGVKLECAVPPAEAEARWGREAPGAWACSVEGGGCEHACNGSAGASSCLCPADAALQADGRSCAVPAEHPCHQLCEHFCVPGFPDAPTNYTCMCATGYRLAADQHRCEDVDDCMQVPSPCPQSCVNTKGGFQCHCFPGFDLVDGECVEPVDPCFGTDCEYQCQPVGGTDYLCICAEGFAPIPHAPHRCQMFCNQTSCPADCDPNNLAICRCPEGYILDEGSVCTDINECNNGYCPGKCHNLPGTYECICGPDTALFGQTGTDCDPIKVSGGDQGGDEEDGGSGALPGSPTPGATPSPSPPPAGPLHSGVLVGISIASLSLVVALLALLCHLRKKQVTSRAELEYKCGVPAKEVVLQHVKTERTPQKL comes from the coding sequence ATGCTCCGCGTCCTGCTCCTCGGCGTGTTGGCCCCCGCCGGCCTGGGGCTCCCGGCGCCCCCGGAGCCGCAGCCCCTCGGCAGCCAGTGCGTCGAGCACGACTGCTTCGCGCTCTTCCGGGGCCCCGCGACTTTCCTCGCCGCCAGCCGGGTCTGCGAGCAGCTGCGGGGCCACCTGATGACCGTGCGCTCCTCGGTGGCAGCGGATGTCATCTCCCTGCTACTGAGCGGCGACGGCGGCGATGGCCCGCGGCTCTGGATCGGCCTGCAGCTCCCGCCCGGCTGCGGCGACCCGGGGCACCGCGAGCCCTTGCGCGGCTTCCAGTGGGTTACGGGCGACAACCGCACCAGCTACAGCAGGTGGGCGCGGCCTCACGACGACGGGACGCCCCTCTGCGGTCCGCTGTGCGTCGCCGTCTCGGCGGCCGGGGCTCCGGCACCGGGAGAGCCGGCCTGGGAGGAGCTGCCGTGCGGCGCGGAGGCCGACGGCTTCCTCTGCGAGTTCAACTTCGCCGCCTCCTGCCGGCCGCTGGTTGTGGAGCCCGGCGCCGCGGCGGCCGCCGGCGTCTCAGTCACCTACAGCACCCCGTTCGGGGCCCGCGGCGCGGACTTCCAGGCGCTGCCGCTGGGCAGCTCGGCCGCCGTGATGCCCCTCGGGGTGAAGCTGGAGTGCGCGGTGCCGCCCGCAGAGGCCGAGGCGCGCTGGGGCCGGGAGGCGCCGGGCGCCTGGGCCTGCAGCGTGGAGGGCGGCGGCTGCGAGCACGCGTGCAACGGGAGCGCCGGGGCGTCAAGCTGCCTCTGCCCCGCCGACGCCGCCCTGCAGGCGGACGGGCGCTCCTGTGCGGTGCCGGCCGAGCACCCGTGCCACCAACTCTGCGAGCACTTCTGCGTCCCTGGCTTCCCCGACGCGCCCACCAACTACACGTGCATGTGCGCGACGGGCTACCGGCTGGCTGCGGACCAGCACCGGTGTGAGGACGTGGATGACTGCATGCAGGTGCCCAGCCCGTGCCCGCAGAGCTGTGTCAACACGAAGGGCGGCTTCCAGTGCCACTGCTTCCCCGGCTTCGACCTGGTGGACGGCGAGTGCGTGGAGCCTGTGGACCCGTGCTTCGGCACCGACTGCGAGTACCAGTGCCAGCCCGTGGGCGGAACTGACTACCTCTGCATCTGCGCCGAGGGCTTCGCGCCCATCCCCCACGCCCCGCACAGGTGCCAGATGTTCTGCAACCAGACTTCGTGCCCGGCCGACTGCGACCCCAACAACCTGGCGATCTGCCGGTGCCCCGAGGGCTACATCTTGGACGAGGGCTCCGTGTGCACGGACATCAACGAGTGCAACAACGGCTACTGCCCTGGCAAGTGCCACAACCTCCCCGGCACCTACGAGTGCATCTGCGGGCCCGACACGGCCCTCTTCGGCCAGACTGGCACCGACTGTGACCCCATCAAGGTGAGCGGCGGCGACCAGGGCGGCGACGAGGAGGACGGCGGCTCTGGGGCGCTCCCGGGCAGCCCGACTCCCGGCGCCACCCCTAGCCCCTCGCCCCCGCCCGCGGGGCCTCTGCATTCGGGCGTGCTCGTCGGCATCTCCATCGCGAGCCTGTCTTTGGTCGTGGCGCTTTTGGCGCTCCTCTGCCACCTGCGCAAGAAGCAAGTCACCTCGCGGGCGGAGCTGGAGTACAAGTGCGGGGTCCCCGCCAAGGAGGTGGTACTGCAGCACGTGAAGACCGAGCGGACGCCTCAGAAACTCTGA